CGATGACGTCTGGGCTAAGGTCCACGAGGAGATCGACGAGGTCAAGGCCGCGCCGCCAGGCTCGCCGCAGGTGCGCGAGGAGATCGGCGACCTGCTCTTCACGATCGTGAACCTCGCGCGTAAGCACGGCATCGAGGCCGAAGACGCGCTAAAGGAGAGTTGCTCGAAGTTCACAGGGCGGTGGCAGCACGTCGAGGCCGCCGTCAGGTCTGCGGGAATGAACCTAGAAGACATGTCCAGCGAGGAACTCGAAGGGTTCTGGCTGGATGCGAAGAGAAGTAGTCGACAGTCGACCGAAGGGTAGAGATGAACATGAGTCACATCGTTGATGTTTTTGGCAGGGAGATATTGGATTCGCGTGGTAACCCCACAGTCGAGGTCGAGGTCTTGCTCGAGGACGGCTCGTTCGGCAGTGCGGCGGTGCCCAGCGGCGCATCGACCGGTGCCTACGAGGCCCGCGAGCTGCGCGATAGCGAGTCCGCGCGCTACGGCGGCAAAGGCGTCATGGGCGCGGTCCTCAACGTTAACGACACCATCATGCCGCAACTCGTCGGCATCGACGCGACCGATCAGCGCCTCGTGGATGCCACGCTGCTCGCGCTGGACGGCACCAGCGACAAGTCGGCCTTGGGCGCGAACGCGATCCTGGGCGTATCGCTCGCGTGTGCACGTGCGGCGGCCGAGTCGCGCGGCATGACGCTCTACGGGCACATCGGCGGAGTGAACGCGCACGTCCTGCCCGTCCCGATGATGAACATCCTCAACGGTGGCGCGCACGCAGACAACAACATCGACCTGCAGGAGTTCATGATCATGCCCATCGGGGCCTCGACGTTCGCCGAGGGAACCCGTTGGTGCGCCGAGATCTACCACACCCTCAAAGACGTGCTCCGCAAGCGGGGCTTGGCGACCGGCGTCGGCGACGAGGGCGGCTTCGCACCCGACCTCAAGAGCAACGAAGAGGCGCTGCAGGTCGTCTCGGTAGCGGTCGAATCGGCAGGCTACACCCTGGGCGAACAGGTGGTCTTCGCGCTTGATCCGGCGATGACCGAGCTCTACCGCGACGGCGCGTACCACCTCGAGGGCGAAGGCCGAGTGCTTACCTCGGCAGATCTCGTAGAGTTCTGGGTCGACCTCGTGGACCGCTACCCGATCGTCAGCATCGAGGATGGCATGGCCGAGGAGGACTGGGACGGCTGGCGGTTGCTCACCGAGAGGCTGGGTGATCGGGTCCAGCTCGTCGGCGACGACCTGTTCGTCACCAACACCGAGCGGCTTGTGCGCGGCATCGAGACGGGCGTGGCGAACTCGATCCTGATCAAAGTCAACCAGATCGGGACGCTTACCGAGACGCTCGAGTGCATCGAAAAGGCGCACCGGGCCGGCTACACCTGCGTGATCTCGCATCGCTCCGGCGAGACCGAGGACACCTTCATCGCGGATCTGGCCGTCGCGGTCAACGCCGGGCAGATCAAGACCGGTGCCCCCGCGCGCTCCGACCGGGTCGCCAAATACAATCAGCTGCTACGCATCGAAGAGGAGCTCGAGGAGTCGTCGGTCTATCCCGGAGCGGCCGCTTTGCCGCGGATGGGGTAGCGGAGCATGCTCGACGACTCCCTTGCGCGTCGCGAGAGACTCGCCGACAAATACGACATCGACTTTGGTCGGGACCGGATCTTCCCTGAGCTCCTTGGCGCTCTGCTCGAGGAGGTTCCGCGTCGCAAGCGCCTGCTCGAAGTGGGTGCGGCCACCGGATTGCTGACCAAGCCGCTGCTTGAACGCTCGGGCCACGTGACCGCGATGGAGCCCAGCGCCGGACTGCTCAGGCATCTGCTCTCAAGCGACGTCGCCGAATCGCCGAGACTTGCAATCCGCCAGGGGATGGTAGAGGACCTGGTGCATGACGACACCTTCGACGTTGCGGTCGTGACCTTCACCCCCAGACGGGGCGTCGACCTGTATCGCCTCTTCATCCAGCTGGCGATTAGGGTCCGGGAGCGCGTAGTCTTCATGCTCGATGACGACGGCTCGCTCGACTGGGCCTATCTGGCGAGGAGCGTGGCCAAGCAAGGCATCGAGGCCCGCGTCCGCATCGTGACCAACGGCGAGGTCGAGCCGCTCGCGCATCGCAGAGCCGTCCTCCTGATTGCCGAGGTCAGCACTTGGCGCCCCGCA
This genomic interval from Actinomycetota bacterium contains the following:
- a CDS encoding class I SAM-dependent methyltransferase, producing the protein MLDDSLARRERLADKYDIDFGRDRIFPELLGALLEEVPRRKRLLEVGAATGLLTKPLLERSGHVTAMEPSAGLLRHLLSSDVAESPRLAIRQGMVEDLVHDDTFDVAVVTFTPRRGVDLYRLFIQLAIRVRERVVFMLDDDGSLDWAYLARSVAKQGIEARVRIVTNGEVEPLAHRRAVLLIAEVSTWRPACMALHAQEDWGADAARISVPYPHERGTATRLIRLFLAGGDRAAFIETDPEGLERLYGNMRTAAHRIARDGLTVRLQGDAIQVVRLPKSGETGIGKELL
- the eno gene encoding phosphopyruvate hydratase: MSHIVDVFGREILDSRGNPTVEVEVLLEDGSFGSAAVPSGASTGAYEARELRDSESARYGGKGVMGAVLNVNDTIMPQLVGIDATDQRLVDATLLALDGTSDKSALGANAILGVSLACARAAAESRGMTLYGHIGGVNAHVLPVPMMNILNGGAHADNNIDLQEFMIMPIGASTFAEGTRWCAEIYHTLKDVLRKRGLATGVGDEGGFAPDLKSNEEALQVVSVAVESAGYTLGEQVVFALDPAMTELYRDGAYHLEGEGRVLTSADLVEFWVDLVDRYPIVSIEDGMAEEDWDGWRLLTERLGDRVQLVGDDLFVTNTERLVRGIETGVANSILIKVNQIGTLTETLECIEKAHRAGYTCVISHRSGETEDTFIADLAVAVNAGQIKTGAPARSDRVAKYNQLLRIEEELEESSVYPGAAALPRMG